The genomic window CTCACCTTAGGGGTCGACTCACCCTGCCCCGATTAACGTTGGACAGGAACCCTTGGTCTTTCGGCGAGGGGGTTTTTCACCCCCTTTATCGTTACTCATGTCAGCATTCGCACTTCTGATACCTCCAGCGTGGGTTACCCCTTCACCTTCATCGGCTTACAGAACGCTCCTCTACCGCGCAACCCTAATGGGCTGCACCCGTAGCTTCGGTGGTATGTTTAGCCCCGTTACATCTTCCGCGCAGGCCGACTCGACTAGTGAGCTATTACGCTTTCTTTAAATGATGGCTGCTTCTAAGCCAACATCCTAGCTGTCTAAGCCTTCCCACATCGTTTCCCACTTAACATACACTTTGGGACCTTAGCTGACGGTCTGGGTTGTTTCCCTTTTGACGACGGACGTTAGCACCCGCCGTCTGTCTCCCGAGTAGTACTCATTGGTATTCGGAGTTTGCAAAGGGTTGGTAAGTCGGGATGACCCCCTAGCCTTAACAGTGCTCTACCCCCAATGGTATTCGCTCGAGGCGCTACCTAAATAGCTTTCGAGGAGAACCAGATATCTCCCGGTTTGATTGGCCTTTCACCCCCAGCCACAAGTCATCCGCTAATTTTTCAACATTAGTCGGTTCGGTCCTCCAGTTGATGTTACTCAACCTTCAACCTGCCCATGGCTAGATCACCGGGTTTCGGGTCTACACCTTGCAACTCAACGCGCAGTTAACACTCGGTTTCCCTACGGCTCCGCTATTCGCTTAACCTTGCTACAAAATGTAAGTCGCTGACCCATTATACAAAAGGTACGCAGTCACGGTCTCAAGAACCGCTCCCACTGCTTGTACGTATACGGTTTCAGGTTCTATTTCACTCCCCTCACAGGGGTTCTTTTCGCCTTTCCCTCACGGTACTGGTTCACTATCGGTCAGTCAGGAGTATTTAGCCTTGGAGGATGGTCCCCCCATATTCAAACAGGATGTCACGTGTCCCGCCTTACTCGTTTTCATCAATGGTTAGTTTTCGTGTACGGGGCTATCACCCTGTGCCGCTGCGCTTCCCAACGCATTCCACTAACACCCCACTGACTTAAGGGCTAATCCCCGTTCGCTCGCCGCTACTAGGGGAATCTCGGTTGATTTCTTTTCCTAAGGGTACTTAGATGTTTCAGTTCCCCTCGTTCGCCTCATGTAGCTATGTATTCACCACATGATGACCGCTTATGCGGCCGGGTTCCCCCATTCGGACATCGTTAGCTCAAATGCTTGTTACTAGCTCGCCAACGCTTTTCGCAAGTTACTACGTCCTTCATCGCCTCTGACTGCCAAGGCATCCACCGTATACGCTTAGTCGCTTAACCATACAACCCAAATGAGTTTCACATCACTTGAGTCGTTGCGACCAGCTGGTTTTACTTGTCTCACTTCTGACCAAAGAAGTGGACGCGCCTTAGACTTGAATATTCAAGACACTTAATAAAGTGTTTGAGAACTCAATGTTCAATGCTTTCGCATTAAACTTTTTTCGTATCAACACAACGACAGACATCATTGTGTTTAATACTATCAGCTTTCCAAATTGTTAAAGAACAAGCATCGTCGTTAAGACGTGCCACTCGCTCTACAAGAACAAGTTATCTGTGTGAACACTCAAAAACACGGATGTTTTTGTGTCGACTCGGCACGGATGCCATGTTGTCGACCCAACAAGCGTAAGTTAGTCGTATAGGTAAGGAGGTGATCCAGCCCCAGGTTCCCCTAGGGCTACCTTGTTACGACTTCACCCCAGTCATGAACCACAAAGTGGTGAGCGCCCCCCCGAAGGTTAAGCTACCCACTTCTTTTGCAGCCCACTCCCATGGTGTGACGGGCGGTGTGTACAAGGCCCGGGAACGTATTCACCGTGGCATTCTGATCCACGATTACTAGCGATTCCGACTTCATGGAGTCGAGTTGCAGACTCCAATCCGGACTACGACGAGCTTTGTGAGATTAGCTCCACCTCGCGGCTTTGCAACCCTCTGTACTCGCCATTGTAGCACGTGTGTAGCCCTACTCGTAAGGGCCATGATGACTTGACGTCGTCCCCACCTTCCTCCGGTTTATCACCGGCAGTCTCCCTAGAGTTCCCACCATTACGTGCTGGCAAATAAGGATAGGGGTTGCGCTCGTTGCGGGACTTAACCCAACATTTCACAACACGAGCTGACGACAGCCATGCAGCACCTGTCTCACGGTTCCCGAAGGCACAACCGCATCTCTGCAGTCTTCCGTGGATGTCAAGAGTAGGTAAGGTTCTTCGCGTTGCATCGAATTAAACCACATGCTCCACCGCTTGTGCGGGCCCCCGTCAATTCATTTGAGTTTTAACCTTGCGGCCGTACTCCCCAGGCGGTCTACTTAATGCGTTAGCTTGAGAGCCCAGTGTTCAAGACACCAAACTCCGAGTAGACATCGTTTACGGCGTGGACTACCAGGGTATCTAATCCTGTTTGCTCCCCACGCTTTCGTGCATGAGCGTCAGTCTTTGTCCAGGGGGCCGCCTTCGCCACCGGTATTCCTCCAGATCTCTACGCATTTCACCGCTACACCTGGAATTCTACCCCCCTCTACAAGACTCTAGTTCGCCAGTTCGAAATGCTATTCCTAGGTTGAGCCCAGGGCTTTCACATCTCGCTTAACAAACCGCCTGCGCACGCTTTACGCCCAGTAATTCCGATTAACGCTCGGACCCTCCGTATTACCGCGGCTGCTGGCACGGAGTTAGCCGGTCCTTCTTCTGTAGGTAACGTCACAGCTACAGTTTATTAAACTGCAACCTTTCCTCCCTACTGAAAGTGCTTTACAACCCGAAGGCCTTCTTCACACACGCGGCATGGCTGCATCAGGGTTTCCCCCATTGTGCAATATTCCCCACTGCTGCCTCCCGTAGGAGTCTGGGCCGTGTCTCAGTCCCAGTGTGGCTGATCATCCTCTCAGAACAGCTAGGGATCGTCGCCTTGGTGAGCCATTACCTCACCAACTAGCTAATCCCACCTAGGTTCATCCAATCGCGGAAGGCCCGAAGGTCCCCTCCTTTCCCCCGTAGGGCGTATGCGGTATTAGCAGTCGTTTCCAACTGTTATCCCCCTCGACTGGGCAGATCCCTAGGCATTACTCACCCGTCCGCCGCTCGCCACCTCAGGAGTAAACTCCCTTGTGCTGCCGCTCGACTTGCATGTGTTAGGCCTGCCGCCAGCGTTCAATCTGAGCCATGATCAAACTCTTCAATTAAAGTTTTGTTGCTTCCGTCTTGCGACTTCAGCGGCTCAATGAATTCTGATTTTTTTGTTACTGCTTTCACAGCAACAAACTGTACATATTGCTATGAACACTCTTCATCATTGATTTAATTCTTTGACTGCCAACCCTAAGGCTAAGCAGTTTCGATTAACTCAACACCTGTGAGTGTCCACACAGATTTCTTGTTTTATCTTGTTAAAGAGCAACTCAATATTCGTAAGAGAACTTGAGTACCACACTGAGCGCCGAACGCTTCCAGTTGGCTAGGGCTGACTTCTCGTCAACTCAGGGTCGTGCATTTTACGCATTTCCCGTTTCGCGTCAAGGAGTTTTTGCAAACTTTCTTTTCGCTCATCAATCAGTAAACTCATCGATGAACTGTCACATCAGCTGCTTAACGCTGTCTACCGTGTCAGTGGATGCGCATTATAGGGAGATTGAGAAAGTCCGCAAGGGCTTTTTATTGGAAACTTGCGATTTGTGATTCAGACGCTTACTTATCAAACAATACGAATAAAAAAGGGACTAAATAGCCCCTTTATCATCTTAAATCCCCACATCAGTGACTCGCTATCACTTAGCAGATCAGTAAATCCTGCTTATTATGGGCTGAAGAAACGTGATTCTTGCTCAACTTCTATTTCTTCACCATCTATATGGGTTTTCACTTTTATCTCAATATTTGTCACTGAGCGACTAAGCTCTACCGGATCAACCCCAACGCTGATTGGTAATGTCAGGACTTCGCCACCAGCAATGGTCACTGAAGTAGGGCCATACCACTTATAGTTGTTTAGGCCTTCGACACTCATAGTGTATTCATGGGCTTCTTCAGTTTTATTAAGAATCTTCAAGGTAAATGTGTTTTCAATCATCCCTTGATTGTTTTCTCTATATAGCTGGTTACGATCACGAATAATATCCATCCGAACTGGCGCTATCGTCGCGCTGGCATAGATGAAGACCAATATCATAGCGACCAATACCACACCGTATCCCACTAGTTTGGGTCGGAGTACTTTCTCTTTAACACCTTCAAGTTTATTTTCTGTGGTGTAACTGATAAGGCCTAATGGATATCCCATACGCTCCATCGTTTGGTCACAGGCATCGATACAGGCGCCGCAGTTGATACATTCATACTGCAAACCATTACGAATATCGATTCCGGTCGGGCATACCTGAACACAGAGATCACAATCAATACAATCACCTAAACCCATTTCTTTAGGGTCGGCTTTGCGGGAACGTGGGCCCCGAGTCTCACCGCGCTTAGTGTCATAGCCCACAATATAGGTGTTTTTATCAAACATTGCCGCTTGGAAACGAGCATAGGGGCACATATGGATGCACATAATTTCACGCATCCATCCCGCATTACCGTAAGTAGCGAAGGTAAAGAACACCACCCAGAAGTAGATCCCACCCGAAGCATTTAATGTAAATACATCAACATAGACTTCTCTGCTTGGCACAAAATACGACACAAAGGTCATAGCCGTGAGGAGTGAGAGCAAAATCCATGCTGTATGCTTTGCCGCTTTTCGCCAAATTTTATCGAAGCTCCAGGGCATTTGATCTAACTTAATGCGTTTATTGCGGGCACCTTCGAGTTTTTCCTCGAACCAAATGAACATAAAGGTCCATACTGTTTGAGGGCATGTGTAACCACACCAAACACGGCCAAGATAGGTTGTCACAAAAAATAGAGCAAAAGCAGCTATCATAAAGAGTGCTGCGAGTAAGGTAAGATCTTGTGGCCAGATAGTTAAACCAAAAACGTGAAACTTCTGTTCACCTAAATTAAACCATACGGCTTGTCGGTTTCCCCATGGGATCCAAGGCAGTATAAGAAAGAACAACATTGCGACCCACCCCATGCGGCGGCGTAAAGTGCTCCATAATCCGTCGATGGCTCGAACATAAATCCGGTTGCGAGGGTTAAAGCGATCGGCTTTACTCGCATCGGGTTGGTGAATCTTAATTCGATTGGTCTTCGAATAGTCCTTGTTATTAGATTCTGCGTTCATCGTTACAGCCTTTTACTGCTTTAATATTGGACGAAAACTGGCTTATTATACCCATATAATTAATGGTTATTCACTTATGTTGGACTAAAAGATGAAAGGTTGGATCATATTAGCGCTACTTTGTGGTGCATTATATTACTTATATACAGAAACCGACAAACTGGATGCACCTATAGCCAAGACTGAAGAGGTAATCAAAAAAG from Shewanella putrefaciens includes these protein-coding regions:
- the ccoG gene encoding cytochrome c oxidase accessory protein CcoG, producing MNAESNNKDYSKTNRIKIHQPDASKADRFNPRNRIYVRAIDGLWSTLRRRMGWVAMLFFLILPWIPWGNRQAVWFNLGEQKFHVFGLTIWPQDLTLLAALFMIAAFALFFVTTYLGRVWCGYTCPQTVWTFMFIWFEEKLEGARNKRIKLDQMPWSFDKIWRKAAKHTAWILLSLLTAMTFVSYFVPSREVYVDVFTLNASGGIYFWVVFFTFATYGNAGWMREIMCIHMCPYARFQAAMFDKNTYIVGYDTKRGETRGPRSRKADPKEMGLGDCIDCDLCVQVCPTGIDIRNGLQYECINCGACIDACDQTMERMGYPLGLISYTTENKLEGVKEKVLRPKLVGYGVVLVAMILVFIYASATIAPVRMDIIRDRNQLYRENNQGMIENTFTLKILNKTEEAHEYTMSVEGLNNYKWYGPTSVTIAGGEVLTLPISVGVDPVELSRSVTNIEIKVKTHIDGEEIEVEQESRFFSP